The DNA segment AAAAAAATTAAAAATGTTCTTGCAATTGTTTTCCTTGTATAGTATACTGATGTCATTCATCCACATTGTGAACTATAGTATCACTATATAAAACTAAGTAATTGAGAGATATTCAAGCTAAAAACAAGTGCATTATAATATTTGGTATCTAATTATCATTTAGTTTAGTTACATGAAATCAATACGGTGGTCTAAACTGGATAAATAAAATATAGCAGAAGTATTAGGTTTAGTTTAAATATAAAGTAATTAAGAATTAGATTTTAAAGAATAAGATTTTAAATTAATAAATTGGGAGTTGATATGCTTGGCAGGTATGACATGTAAAAGTAGTGGAAATTTCAAATATAAGACCCTGGAAGAATTAGAAAAAGACATAAGAGAAATGGAGCTAGACATTAAAGTATCAGAGAATTTGGATTTATTTAAAACAAAAGTGAATATTGGAGATTATATAATACCTAATTCTATAGCTAGTCTTCCAATGGAAGGTGGAGACTCTACTGAAGATGGTAAACCAACGGAACTTACATATAGAAAATATAAAAGGATTGCTAAGGGAGGAGCAGGACTTATATGGTTAGAAGCTGTTAGTGTTTCTAAGGATGGAAGATCTAATGACAAACAATTGTTATTAACGGAAGAAAATTTAGATGAGTTTAAAAAATTAAATGATTTGATTAAAACTTCTGCTAAAGAAGAATTTGGTGAGAATTACAATCCTATAACAATTCTTCAATTAAATCATTCTGGTCGATATTGTAAGGTAAATGGAAAGAGTAGACCTATTATTGCTACACATAAGAAACTGTTAGATGATAAATTAGGAATTGATGAGGATTTGCCGGTAGTGACTGATGAATACCTGAAAGAAGTGGAAGAAAGTTTTGTACAAGCTGCTAGACTAGCTAAAAAGGCAGGATTTGATGGAATAGATATCAAAGCTTGTCATGGATACTTATTATCAGAGCTATTATCTGCTTACGAAAGAGAAGGTAAATATGGTGGAAGCTTTGAAAACAGAATCAGACTTATGGTAGATATAGTAGATAGAATAAAAAATGATGAAGATTGTAATGGATTATTAATAGCATCTAGACTCAACGCAACAGATGTTGTACCTTATCCACAAGGATGGGGAATGTCAGAAAAAGATGAAAAGGAAATAGATTTAGAAGAGCCTAAAAAACTTATAAAAATTTTAACAGAGAAAGGTGTAGAGCTAATAGGTTTAACGATGGGTAATCCATATTTTGTTCCACATATTAATAAACCTTATGATATAGGTACTTATACTCCAGATGAAAAGGTCATTGTAAGTTGTAATAGATTGATAAATGGTGTGGGGGATATTCAGAAGAGTTTTCCAGATATTAATATAGTAGGAGTAGGCTACAGTTGGTTTAGAGACCTAGCTTCCTATGTAGGGGCAGGTAGTTTAGAAAATGGATTATGTAAGATAGTTGGATTTGGTAGAGAAGGTATTGCATATCCTGATTTTGCTAAAGATATATTAAATAATGGGAAAATGGAAAAGAACAAAGTTTGTATATCTTGTAGTAAATGTAGTGAAATGAAATCTAAAATAGGTACTTGTGGATGTGTCATCAGAGATAGAGAGATCTATTTACCTATTTATCAAGAAATGAAAAAGGAGGAGAAGAACTAAACATGGGTAAAGTTGCAGTAGTTACAGGTGGAACAAAAGGGATAGGACTTGGTATAGTTCAGGAATTATATGAGGATGGATTTTCTGTAGCCTGTTTGGGAAGGACGAGAAATCCAAAGGTAGACGAGCTAATAGAGTTGTCTCAAGAAAAAGTAAAATTTATTTCAACAGATCTTAATGATATTGAGAGAATAAAAGATAGTATTGAAGAAGTTGTATCTATATTTGGAAGAATAGATGTATTAGTTAATAATGCAGGGGTAGCTCCTAAGGAAAGAAATGACATACTTAAAACAACTCCTGAAAGCTTTGATTTTGTAGTCGATACTAATTTAAAAGGAACTTACTTTATGACTCAAACAGTTGCTAATATAATGATTGGACAAGAGAAAAACAATTTTCCACCTAAGATTATAAATATATCATCTATGTCCGCTTACACTTCTTCAGTTAATAGAGGAG comes from the Tissierellales bacterium genome and includes:
- a CDS encoding 3-ketoacyl-ACP reductase, whose product is MGKVAVVTGGTKGIGLGIVQELYEDGFSVACLGRTRNPKVDELIELSQEKVKFISTDLNDIERIKDSIEEVVSIFGRIDVLVNNAGVAPKERNDILKTTPESFDFVVDTNLKGTYFMTQTVANIMIGQEKNNFPPKIINISSMSAYTSSVNRGEYCISKAGISMVTTLFADRLAEEGIFVYEIRPGIIKTDMTSGVTDKYDALINEEGILPIKRWGTPKDIAGAVSVLCSPKMCYSTGDVLNLDGGFHIRRL